The following proteins are encoded in a genomic region of Arachis ipaensis cultivar K30076 chromosome B02, Araip1.1, whole genome shotgun sequence:
- the LOC107625863 gene encoding U-box domain-containing protein 16: MAISPQTFPPRKRRPSAGSFISPKLNDINLLHSLLHLTTQISSINRSTTLLLLKRSANAVVRKAKLLAVLFEDLIRNSDSGLTSSSSSSSFLLCLEETYIVLHRIKTLIEDCSNGSKFFFLMQIETVADNFHKLTGELSTLLDIFPVHDLDLNDDVQELVVLIRKHCLQSKPVIEDSETELRNEVVSVLESIKNEIVPDRSKLASIFERLEIRDSSSCRAEIECLEEEIQNRSEENSKSEIVALIGLVRYAKCVLFGASTAAAASSSVEVQRRKQPSELVVPADFRCPISLELMRDPVVVATGQTYDRESIKLWMDSGHNTCPKTGQTLAHTELIPNRALRNMIALWCREQKIPFDAETVTGRPISRVTNKAALEATRMTALFLVNKLKVPITNSQSMEDSNAVVYELRFLAKTDSDSRACIAEAGAIPLLVRYLSFDVGVHSPSLQVNAVTTILNLSILEANKTRIMETDGALNGVAEVLRSGATWEAKANAAATVFSLSGVPAYRKRLGRKTRVVNGLVQLARCGPEGPRRDALAAILSLAADRESVAKLVEGGAVEMAVEVMVAVPEEAATVLEAVIKRGGLVAVAAAYNGIKRLGAVLREGSERARESAVATLVTMCRKGGSEVVGELAAIPGVERVIWEIMAVGSVRGRRKAATLLRILRRWAAGLDGVEIEGFSTTTMSSATTVVVPTSNSVAQ, from the coding sequence ATGGCTATTTCACCGCAAACTTTCCCTCCCAGAAAACGACGACCCTCAGCAGGGTCGTTTATCTCGCCGAAGCTAAACGACATCAACCTCCTCCACTCCCTCCTCCATCTAACGACACAAATAAGTTCCATAAACCGTTCAACGACACTGCTTCTGCTTAAACGCAGCGCCAATGCTGTCGTTCGCAAGGCGAAGCTACTCGCCGTTCTATTCGAGGACCTAATACGAAATTCCGATTCTGGcctcacttcttcttcttcttcgtcatcGTTTCTCCTCTGCCTGGAAGAGACATACATCGTTCTGCACCGAATCAAAACCCTAATTGAAGATTGCTCCAACGGAAGCAAGTTCTTCTTCCTCATGCAAATCGAAACCGTCGCCGACAACTTCCACAAACTTACCGGAGAACTCTCCACGCTCCTTGACATCTTCCCGGTACACGACCTAGACCTGAACGACGACGTTCAGGAGCTCGTGGTTCTAATCAGAAAACACTGCTTGCAATCGAAACCGGTGATAGAGGATTCAGAAACAGAGCTCCGAAACGAGGTGGTTTCGGTGCTCGAGAGTATCAAGAACGAGATCGTACCTGACCGGAGCAAACTCGCTTCGATCTTCGAGAGGTTGGAGATTCGCGATTCGTCGAGCTGCAGGGCAGAGATTGAGTGCTTGGAGGAGGAGATCCAGAATCGGAGCGAGGAGAATTCCAAGTCTGAGATCGTCGCCTTGATCGGTCTCGTTCGCTACGCAAAGTGCGTCCTCTTCGGCGCTTCAACCGCCGCCGCGGCGTCTTCTTCAGTGGAGGTTCAACGGCGGAAACAGCCGTCGGAGTTAGTTGTTCCGGCGGACTTCCGGTGTCCTATAAGCCTCGAGCTCATGCGTGATCCCGTCGTCGTGGCGACAGGGCAGACGTACGATCGTGAATCGATCAAGCTCTGGATGGATTCTGGACACAACACGTGTCCAAAAACGGGTCAGACCTTGGCCCACACAGAACTCATACCAAATCGCGCGTTGAGAAACATGATAGCATTGTGGTGCCGCGAGCAGAAGATTCCCTTCGATGCAGAAACCGTTACCGGAAGGCCTATAAGCCGCGTAACAAACAAGGCCGCGCTTGAAGCCACGCGCATGACGGCGTTGTTTCTGGTCAACAAACTCAAGGTCCCTATAACTAACTCTCAGTCTATGGAGGACTCAAACGCCGTCGTTTACGAGCTTCGTTTTCTGGCCAAAACAGACTCGGATAGCCGAGCCTGCATCGCGGAAGCTGGAGCCATCCCGCTTTTGGTTCGGTATCTCAGCTTCGACGTTGGGGTTCATAGTCCAAGCCTGCAGGTTAACGCCGTTACTACGATATTGAACCTTTCAATATTGGAGGCGAACAAAACGAGGATAATGGAGACTGACGGCGCACTTAACGGAGTTGCGGAGGTTTTGCGTTCGGGTGCCACGTGGGAAGCTAAGGCAAATGCAGCGGCCACGGTGTTCAGTTTGTCAGGTGTTCCAGCTTATAGAAAGAGACTTGGAAGGAAGACACGTGTTGTGAATGGATTGGTCCAGTTGGCAAGATGTGGACCCGAGGGACCCAGGAGGGATGCATTGGCGGCAATTCTGAGTTTGGCGGCGGATAGAGAAAGCGTGGCAAAGTTAGTGGAGGGCGGCGCGGTGGAGATGGCGGTGGAGGTGATGGTGGCCGTACCGGAGGAGGCGGCAACTGTGTTGGAGGCCGTGATTAAGCGCGGTGGGTTGGTGGCCGTGGCAGCGGCATACAATGGGATCAAGAGGCTGGGAGCAGTGTTAAGAGAAGGTTCAGAGAGGGCAAGGGAAAGCGCCGTGGCGACATTGGTGACAATGTGCCGGAAAGGGGGGTCGGAAGTGGTGGGGGAGTTGGCGGCCATTCCAGGGGTAGAGAGAGTAATTTGGGAGATAATGGCAGTTGGAAGCGTCCGGGGGAGGAGAAAGGCGGCAACATTATTGAGAATCCTACGCCGGTGGGCGGCCGGGTTAGATGGCGTAGAGATAGAAGGGTTTTCAACAACCACCATGTCTTCCGCAACCACTGTGGTGGTTCCAACTTCCAATTCAGTAGCGCAGTAA
- the LOC107625862 gene encoding uncharacterized protein LOC107625862 isoform X2, which yields MQRRSHHCLTFVVILARKHVAAAVRPSSLSRRRRCWSALEPPSSLLKPRRERRGERRVTPSVVAAFLPPSPKLLGLPSMHPCCCCVAGASRRCIGRRRTQIRPLSSWVLIVANYSIVRHFRNQARFTDAQVPDSLLCCPIILFSIAAVSYSNLDILTAVILL from the exons ATGCAGAGGAGAAGCCACCACTGCCTCACTTTCGTCGTCATCCTCGCCAGGAAGCATGTCGCCGCTGCTGTCCGTCCGTCCAGCCTGAGTCGTCGCCGTCGTTGCTGGTCCGCCTTGGAGCCGCCGTCGTCACTATTGAAGCCGAGGAGAGAGAGACGCGGTGAGAGGAGGGTCACACCCAGTGTCGTTGCCGCCTTTCTTCCGCCATCACCGAAGCTACTGGGCTTGCCGTCGATGCACCCATGTTGCTGCTGTGTCGCCGGAGCTTCACGCCGCTGTATTGGCCGCCGGAGAACACAGATAAGGCCTCTGTCTTCTTGGGTTTTGATTGTTGCTAATTACTCGATTGTACGCCATTTTCGGAATCAGGCCAGATTTACCG ATGCACAGGTCCCTGATTCTCTTCTTTGTTGCCCCATCATTCTATTTTCTATAGCTGCAGTAAGTTATTCTAACCTTGATATCCTTACCGCTGTTATTCTGctatag
- the LOC107625862 gene encoding uncharacterized protein LOC107625862 isoform X1 codes for MQRRIHHCLTFIVILARKHVAAAVRPSSPSRRRRCWSALEPPSSLLKPRRERRGERRVTPSVVAAFLPPSPKLLGSPSMHPCCCCVAGASRRCTGHRRTQMRPLSSWVLIVANYSIVRRFRNQARFTDAQVPDSLLCCPIILFSIAAVSYSNLDILTAVILL; via the exons ATGCAGAGGAGAATCCACCACTGCCTCACTTTCATCGTCATCCTCGCCAGGAAGCATGTCGCCGCTGCTGTCCGTCCGTCCAGCCCGAGTCGTCGCCGTCGTTGCTGGTCCGCCTTGGAGCCGCCGTCGTCACTATTGAAGCCGAGGAGAGAGAGACGCGGTGAGAGGAGGGTCACACCCAGTGTCGTTGCCGCCTTTCTTCCGCCATCACCGAAGCTACTGGGCTCGCCGTCGATGCACCCATGTTGCTGCTGTGTCGCCGGAGCTTCACGCCGCTGTACTGGCCACCGGAGAACGCAGATGAGGCCTCTGTCTTCTTGGGTTTTGATTGTTGCTAATTACTCGATTGTACGCCGTTTTCGGAATCAGGCCAGATTTACCG ATGCACAGGTCCCTGATTCTCTTCTTTGTTGCCCCATCATTCTATTTTCTATAGCTGCAGTAAGTTATTCTAACCTTGATATCCTTACCGCTGTTATTCTGctatag
- the LOC107625862 gene encoding uncharacterized protein LOC107625862 isoform X3, with amino-acid sequence MQRRSHHCLTFVVILARKHVAAAVRPSSLSRRRRCWSALEPPSSLLKPRRERRGERRVTPSVVAAFLPPSPKLLGLPSMHPCCCCVAGASRRCIGRRRTQIRPLSSWVLIVANYSIVRHFRNQARFTDAQVPDSLLCCPIILFSIAASRVPVIAWLK; translated from the exons ATGCAGAGGAGAAGCCACCACTGCCTCACTTTCGTCGTCATCCTCGCCAGGAAGCATGTCGCCGCTGCTGTCCGTCCGTCCAGCCTGAGTCGTCGCCGTCGTTGCTGGTCCGCCTTGGAGCCGCCGTCGTCACTATTGAAGCCGAGGAGAGAGAGACGCGGTGAGAGGAGGGTCACACCCAGTGTCGTTGCCGCCTTTCTTCCGCCATCACCGAAGCTACTGGGCTTGCCGTCGATGCACCCATGTTGCTGCTGTGTCGCCGGAGCTTCACGCCGCTGTATTGGCCGCCGGAGAACACAGATAAGGCCTCTGTCTTCTTGGGTTTTGATTGTTGCTAATTACTCGATTGTACGCCATTTTCGGAATCAGGCCAGATTTACCG ATGCACAGGTCCCTGATTCTCTTCTTTGTTGCCCCATCATTCTATTTTCTATAGCTGCA AGTCGAGTTCCAGTAATTGCATGGTTAAAATAG
- the LOC107625864 gene encoding transcription repressor OFP1 produces MGNYKFKLSDMIPNAWFYKLRDNMSKGRKQTTTKKKNHHQPPPPSTTTAAAHSPKQQKQQPHFPHHHCTPRKSYYFTRELNYQNNPKDSPPQRKSSSSKQQRERRIRKRRTTTSSSSSSPKLVTSSSSVSSAANCSCRATTTTLIESVWTNNKSDSPPYDDQEYSSTPPFHEDSPKEDSPNNNEPNFRTDHVLLPTTTTTTTTESSSFDEMISFSNTTNSDIVIDVDKNSLVSTRKKHYHHHKFDDSFSELESLPPIITKPRTTTMAEEQKTMKVKKIVKEQEQEQRKKNNPTTNYVRGFSLNNSPGMKVKINSPKLMNKLNNNNNNNSNGRRSVSSSSGCRRSISGSFAVVKSSLNPMKDFRESMVEMIVENNIRNSKDLEDLLACYLSLNSDEYHELIIKVFKQIWFDFTQTR; encoded by the coding sequence ATGGGAAATTACAAGTTTAAGCTTTCAGATATGATCCCAAATGCTTGGTTTTACAAACTTAGAGATAATATGTCTAAGGGAAGAAAACAAACCACCACCAAAAAGAAAAACCaccaccaaccaccaccaccatcaaccACCACCGCCGCCGCACATTCACCAAAACAACAAAAGCAACAACCCCATTTCCCCCACCACCATTGCACCCCAAGAAAATCTTACTACTTCACAAGGGAGCTCAATTACCAAAATAACCCCAAAGATTCACCACCACAAAGAAAATCTTCATCATCAAAACaacaaagagagagaagaattaggaaaagaagaacaacaacatcatcatcatcgtcatcaccaAAGTTAGTTACTTCCTCCTCCTCTGTCTCTTCTGCTGCTAATTGTAGCTGCAGAGCAACAACAACCACACTCATTGAATCTGTTTGGACCAATAACAAATCAGATTCTCCACCTTATGATGACCAAGAATATTCATCAACACCTCCATTTCATGAAGATTCACCAAAAGAAGATTCCCCTAACAACAATGAACCAAATTTCAGAACAGACCATGTTCTTCttccaaccaccaccaccacaacaacaacagagTCTTCATCATTTGATGAAATGATTTCTTTTTCCAACACCACCAACAGTGACATAGTCATAGATGTGGACAAGAATTCACTTGTTTCAACAAGAAAAAAACACTATCATCATCATAAATTTGATGACTCATTTTCTGAGCTTGAGTCGTTGCCTCCAATCATAACCAAACCAAGAACAACCACCATGGCTGAAGAACAAAAAACCATGAAGGTTAAGAAGATTGTGaaggaacaagaacaagaacagagGAAGAAGAACAACCCTACTACTAACTATGTTAGAGGATTCTCTCTGAATAATTCACCAGGTATGAAGGTTAAGATCAATTCACCAAAGCTAATGAACAAgctcaataacaataataacaacaatagtaATGGCCGGAGAAGCGTGTCGTCGAGCTCCGGCTGCCGGAGAAGCATCTCCGGCAGCTTTGCTGTAGTGAAGTCATCCTTGAATCCAATGAAGGATTTCAGAGAATCAATGGTGGAGATGATTGTGGAGAACAACATAAGGAACTCAAAGGACTTGGAGGATCTTCTTGCTTGCTACCTCTCTCTCAACTCAGATGAGTATCATGAACTCATCATCAAGGTCTTCAAGCAAATTTGGTTTGATTTCACACAAACAAGGTAG